The proteins below come from a single Thalassotalea ponticola genomic window:
- a CDS encoding AarF/ABC1/UbiB kinase family protein, translating into MSGRSKVPTTRLSRLSSLGGLVAKVASNVVIDGVKTWRNGESSSLQTLLVKPHNIRELADKLAHLRGAAMKVGQLISMDSNDLLGPELSHLLERLRSNGDAMTAKQLSSVLVDSWGANWLDSFSHFDLKPFACASIGQVHQAYLENGQKLAVKVQFPGVRDSIDSDIDNVLMLLKMSGFLPKHLAVNALVDEAKQQLMMEADYLSEAAFIEQFYNRIDDRRFIVPTVHKTLTNKDILVMDYIEGQTIDSMINEPQQVRDALVESLIGLFFKELFELKLMQTDPNFANYLYQHTTDRIALLDFGATRTISANISAGYQRLISAGKVNHRNVMIEAARDIGFFQQHLSEPYLQDIVELFTLACEPLSCSATYDFGRCDLALRIKAHGQNIQRQKEQWHTPPVDSLFIHRKLIGLYLLATQLKARVNVRKLFAPYSLATMR; encoded by the coding sequence GTGTCGGGTCGTTCAAAAGTGCCAACAACGCGGTTGTCAAGGTTATCATCCCTCGGTGGCTTGGTGGCAAAAGTTGCCTCTAACGTTGTCATTGACGGTGTCAAAACGTGGCGTAACGGTGAGTCGTCTTCACTTCAAACGTTGTTAGTTAAGCCACATAATATTCGCGAGCTTGCCGATAAACTGGCGCACCTGCGCGGAGCAGCTATGAAAGTAGGGCAACTCATTTCGATGGACAGCAACGATCTACTCGGTCCAGAACTGAGCCATTTACTGGAGCGATTGCGCTCTAACGGCGATGCAATGACCGCCAAGCAGTTGTCGTCGGTGTTGGTTGATTCATGGGGAGCGAACTGGCTCGATTCTTTCAGTCATTTTGATCTTAAGCCATTTGCCTGTGCGTCTATTGGTCAAGTCCACCAAGCGTATTTGGAAAATGGCCAGAAGCTGGCAGTCAAGGTTCAGTTTCCGGGCGTTAGAGATTCAATAGACAGCGACATAGACAACGTTTTGATGCTTCTTAAAATGTCGGGGTTTCTCCCCAAGCATTTAGCCGTAAATGCCTTAGTCGATGAAGCAAAACAGCAGTTGATGATGGAAGCCGATTACCTATCAGAAGCCGCGTTTATCGAGCAATTTTACAACCGTATAGATGATCGGCGTTTCATTGTACCGACGGTGCATAAGACGCTTACAAACAAAGATATTTTGGTCATGGATTACATTGAGGGACAAACCATAGACTCTATGATTAATGAACCACAACAGGTTCGTGATGCCTTGGTTGAGTCGTTGATCGGGTTGTTTTTTAAAGAACTGTTCGAGTTAAAACTGATGCAAACTGATCCTAATTTTGCCAACTACCTTTATCAGCATACAACTGACCGAATCGCTTTACTTGATTTTGGCGCAACGCGGACCATCTCAGCTAACATAAGCGCCGGTTATCAGCGATTGATCAGTGCTGGCAAAGTCAACCATCGCAACGTCATGATAGAGGCAGCGCGAGATATTGGCTTTTTTCAACAACATCTCAGCGAGCCTTATTTACAGGATATTGTTGAACTATTTACACTGGCCTGTGAACCACTATCGTGTTCAGCAACGTACGATTTCGGTCGATGTGACCTTGCTTTGCGGATCAAAGCTCACGGCCAAAACATACAGCGACAAAAAGAACAGTGGCATACGCCTCCTGTGGACTCACTGTTTATCCACCGAAAACTTATCGGCCTTTATTTGTTGGCGACTCAACTAAAGGCACGAGTCAATGTGAGAAAGTTGTTTGCCCCTTACTCTCTTGCGACCATGCGATGA
- a CDS encoding thiol-disulfide oxidoreductase DCC family protein: MNHLKSHDDSNNLLIVDIHDQAFNDYPHINRDDALTILHGIDSSGRVITGLDVTYRAWQAVGKGYLIKPLRWPLVRVITDKLYMFFAQHRHSISSWLTGPSTCEHDCSRSKK; encoded by the coding sequence ATGAATCACTTGAAATCACATGATGACAGCAATAATCTGCTGATAGTTGATATCCATGATCAGGCATTTAACGACTATCCACACATAAATAGAGATGACGCGTTAACAATCTTACACGGTATAGATTCTTCTGGGCGGGTGATAACTGGTCTGGACGTGACGTACCGCGCTTGGCAAGCAGTGGGTAAAGGGTATCTTATCAAGCCCTTGCGGTGGCCTTTGGTGCGCGTGATAACCGATAAGCTGTACATGTTTTTCGCTCAACATCGACACAGTATTTCTAGTTGGCTAACAGGGCCGTCAACGTGTGAACACGACTGCAGTCGCAGTAAAAAGTAA
- a CDS encoding L-cystine transporter: MSFSLIVSLALFVAILLFIFAQQQKQNTLSRLVLLGLLMGSAFGLGLQLVFIESRDVVGQSLEWIGIVGNGYIALLKMVIMPLVLISMISAVVKLDKIGSLGKISSLTIFVLLLTTTISALVGIFAAAVFDLSAQGLIEGARETAQLTVLDTRAANIQELSIPQMLVSFIPTNPFADLTGARSTSIIAVVIFGVLVGIAARKVMTETTELESPIRTFVEAAQSIVMRLVKMIMVLTPYGVAALMTKVMATSSATDVLSLLSFILASYFAIGIMFIVHGVLVSLVGVNPREYFNKILPVLTFAFTSRSSAATIPLNVDAQIRKLDVPPAIANLSASFGATIGQNGCAGIYPAMLAVMVAPSVGIDPLSVSFIVPLVAMIAISSFGIAGVGGGATFAALIVLPAMGLPVTIVALLISIEPLIDMARTALNVSGAMTSGTITSRLLTSSQPQQNSTVQKA; this comes from the coding sequence ATGAGCTTTTCATTGATTGTTTCTTTAGCACTATTTGTTGCCATCTTGCTATTTATCTTTGCGCAACAGCAAAAACAAAACACCTTGTCTCGTTTGGTGTTACTCGGCTTATTAATGGGCTCAGCATTTGGCCTCGGTTTGCAACTGGTTTTTATTGAGAGCCGTGATGTTGTCGGTCAATCGCTTGAGTGGATAGGTATTGTTGGCAATGGTTATATTGCGCTGCTAAAAATGGTGATTATGCCGCTGGTATTGATATCAATGATTTCTGCAGTGGTAAAACTCGATAAGATTGGGTCATTGGGTAAAATATCGAGTTTAACGATTTTTGTATTACTTTTAACTACCACTATTTCAGCCCTGGTTGGCATATTCGCTGCAGCAGTGTTTGATCTCTCTGCGCAAGGGTTAATAGAAGGGGCTCGTGAAACAGCGCAATTGACCGTATTAGATACTCGAGCAGCGAATATTCAAGAGCTTAGCATCCCACAAATGTTAGTCAGTTTTATTCCTACTAATCCTTTTGCTGATCTCACAGGAGCCCGCTCAACGTCAATTATTGCCGTGGTGATTTTTGGTGTGTTAGTAGGCATTGCTGCGCGCAAGGTGATGACAGAAACAACAGAATTGGAATCACCAATTAGAACGTTCGTCGAAGCTGCACAATCTATCGTTATGCGTTTAGTCAAAATGATCATGGTACTGACGCCTTACGGTGTCGCAGCATTAATGACCAAAGTTATGGCAACGTCAAGCGCCACGGATGTGTTAAGTTTACTCAGTTTTATTCTCGCATCTTACTTTGCTATTGGCATCATGTTCATCGTGCACGGTGTGTTAGTGTCATTGGTTGGGGTCAACCCTCGGGAGTATTTCAACAAGATCTTACCGGTACTAACATTTGCCTTTACGTCGAGAAGTTCGGCGGCCACCATTCCGTTAAATGTCGATGCACAAATTCGCAAGTTAGATGTACCTCCTGCTATTGCAAACCTGTCAGCATCGTTTGGCGCAACCATTGGTCAAAATGGCTGCGCTGGGATTTATCCAGCAATGCTTGCGGTGATGGTTGCCCCATCCGTAGGTATTGACCCGCTGTCGGTGAGTTTTATTGTGCCGTTGGTGGCCATGATCGCCATTAGCTCGTTTGGCATTGCCGGTGTTGGTGGGGGCGCAACGTTTGCCGCACTTATCGTCTTGCCTGCGATGGGGTTGCCGGTAACGATAGTGGCTCTGCTTATTTCTATAGAGCCGTTAATCGATATGGCACGTACCGCATTAAATGTATCGGGCGCAATGACTTCAGGTACCATTACCAGTAGATTGCTCACATCGAGCCAACCTCAACAAAATAGCACAGTACAAAAGGCGTAA
- a CDS encoding TetR/AcrR family transcriptional regulator has product MSKGKATRDNILNRAFELASENGLESLTIGELAKQCNMSKSGLFAHFNSKDNLQLAVLEYANDVFIARVIEPVRQLRLANIESKLNALLKNWLSWNHAFQGSCMFIDAWRENSLEQSNTQNALKNTVESWLEYLHIQISTAVSRGEFNRELNAKQAVFELYGLYLSAHLYYSIHGQQISNEMFWQGVERLFKSWK; this is encoded by the coding sequence ATGAGTAAAGGTAAAGCAACCCGAGACAATATTTTAAATCGCGCATTTGAACTCGCTAGTGAAAATGGCTTGGAAAGCCTGACGATTGGCGAGTTGGCGAAGCAATGTAATATGTCGAAAAGTGGCTTATTTGCCCACTTTAATTCAAAAGATAACTTGCAGCTGGCGGTACTCGAATACGCAAATGATGTGTTTATTGCTCGAGTCATAGAGCCTGTTCGACAATTGCGGCTAGCAAACATTGAATCCAAACTTAATGCACTATTAAAGAATTGGTTAAGTTGGAATCACGCATTTCAAGGCAGCTGTATGTTTATTGATGCATGGCGAGAAAACAGCTTAGAACAAAGTAATACGCAAAATGCATTAAAGAACACGGTAGAGTCTTGGTTGGAATATTTACATATTCAGATCAGCACGGCAGTTAGTCGTGGTGAATTTAACCGTGAACTCAATGCCAAGCAGGCGGTGTTTGAATTATATGGTTTGTATTTGAGTGCCCATTTGTACTATTCAATCCACGGGCAACAGATCAGTAATGAGATGTTTTGGCAGGGCGTAGAACGGCTGTTCAAAAGCTGGAAATAG